In Ignavibacteriales bacterium, the following are encoded in one genomic region:
- the atpD gene encoding F0F1 ATP synthase subunit beta, translating into MSSNGQNIGRIVQVIGPVVDMDFAGGTLPAINNAIHIKRKTIEDVEDTLIVEVQQHLGENRVRAVAMDSTDGLVRGMEGVDMGEPISVPVGPEVLGRLLNVTGQEIDGKGPIGTKMRLPIHRPAPKFEDLSTKQEMFETGIKVIDLLEPYTKGGKTGLFGGAGVGKTVLIQELIHNIAKEHGGYSVFAGVGERTREGNDLYLEMTESGVLSKTSLVFGQMNEPPGARQRVALTGLTVAEYFRDEEGRDVLLFIDNMFRFTQAGSEVSALLGRMPSAVGYQPTLASEMGTLQERITSTKKGSITSIQAVYVPADDYTDPAPATTFSHLDATTELSRKISELGIYPAVDPLTSTSRILDPIVLGEHHYEVAQGVKRLLQNYKDLQDIINILGIDELSDEDKLVVARARKIQKFLSQPFFVAEQFTNRPGRYVKLEDSIAGFKAILDGEVDDLPENAFYLMGTIDEVIENAKKMNA; encoded by the coding sequence GCAGGTGGTACACTTCCTGCTATAAATAATGCAATACATATAAAGAGGAAAACCATAGAGGATGTAGAAGATACATTGATAGTGGAAGTACAGCAACACCTCGGTGAGAACAGGGTAAGAGCGGTAGCGATGGATAGTACAGACGGACTTGTAAGAGGAATGGAAGGTGTTGACATGGGCGAGCCGATATCAGTACCTGTAGGACCTGAAGTGCTGGGAAGACTTTTGAATGTAACAGGACAGGAAATCGACGGTAAGGGACCGATTGGTACAAAGATGAGATTACCGATACACAGACCAGCCCCGAAATTCGAGGATCTCTCGACAAAGCAGGAGATGTTTGAAACAGGGATCAAGGTTATCGACCTGCTCGAACCGTATACAAAGGGCGGAAAGACCGGTCTATTCGGAGGTGCAGGTGTAGGAAAGACGGTTCTCATACAGGAATTGATACACAATATCGCGAAAGAGCACGGCGGTTACTCAGTATTTGCTGGAGTAGGTGAAAGAACACGTGAAGGTAACGACCTTTACCTGGAAATGACCGAGTCGGGCGTATTGAGCAAGACATCACTGGTATTCGGACAGATGAACGAGCCTCCGGGAGCAAGACAGAGAGTTGCGCTAACGGGACTGACCGTAGCAGAATATTTCAGGGATGAAGAGGGCAGAGACGTGCTGTTATTCATCGATAATATGTTCAGGTTTACACAGGCAGGATCAGAGGTATCGGCGCTTCTCGGACGTATGCCATCGGCGGTAGGTTACCAGCCGACACTTGCATCTGAGATGGGTACCCTACAGGAAAGGATCACTTCGACAAAGAAAGGTTCTATTACTTCTATTCAGGCGGTATATGTACCTGCTGATGACTATACAGATCCGGCACCGGCGACTACATTCTCTCACCTTGACGCGACTACAGAGCTTTCGAGAAAGATCTCCGAGCTGGGAATTTACCCGGCTGTGGATCCGCTGACATCAACATCGAGGATCCTGGACCCGATAGTTCTTGGTGAGCATCACTACGAAGTTGCGCAGGGAGTAAAGAGACTGCTTCAGAATTACAAAGACCTTCAGGATATAATCAACATTCTGGGTATAGATGAGCTATCGGACGAGGATAAGCTTGTTGTAGCGAGAGCAAGAAAGATACAGAAATTCCTTTCACAGCCGTTCTTCGTGGCGGAGCAGTTCACTAACAGACCGGGAAGATATGTAAAGCTGGAGGATTCGATCGCAGGCTTTAAGGCTATATTGGACGGTGAAGTGGATGATCTGCCAGAGAACGCATTCTACCTGATGGGAACAATAGACGAAGTAATAGAGAACGCTAAAAAAATGAACGCATAA
- the atpC gene encoding ATP synthase F1 subunit epsilon — METTNINLEIVSPDRKVFSGEVKSVSAPGIEGGFQVLSNHAPFVTTLGIGKVKIQGTDGGEQIFAISGGIFEVSKNKATILAESIESQEEIDADKVKAALARAEELLKSQEISKDEKSKAKQEVEEHKNKLKVVKE; from the coding sequence TTGGAAACAACGAACATAAATCTAGAAATAGTAAGTCCGGACAGGAAGGTGTTCAGCGGGGAAGTGAAGTCAGTATCCGCGCCGGGCATAGAGGGCGGGTTCCAGGTACTATCGAACCACGCTCCATTCGTGACGACTCTCGGAATAGGGAAGGTGAAGATACAGGGCACGGACGGCGGTGAGCAGATATTCGCTATCAGCGGGGGAATATTTGAGGTGAGCAAGAACAAGGCAACCATACTGGCTGAGTCTATAGAGAGCCAGGAGGAGATAGACGCGGATAAGGTGAAAGCGGCTCTGGCAAGGGCAGAGGAGCTTTTGAAGAGCCAGGAGATATCTAAGGACGAGAAGTCGAAAGCCAAACAGGAAGTGGAAGAGCACAAGAATAAACTGAAAGTGGTTAAAGAATAA
- a CDS encoding T9SS type A sorting domain-containing protein has translation METLQKNTLNTLLNEYAEINSMIETLKTAKKAEKTTTTPVTFSLSDCFPKMNDSAIKIEFALPYRSRVTVTVFDSMGNVVEAPYFDEMMNSGTFECNVDRSGLDTGTYFYSLTANDEVISTKKLVLV, from the coding sequence ATGGAAACTTTACAGAAAAACACGCTAAACACCTTACTTAATGAGTATGCTGAGATAAACAGCATGATCGAAACCTTAAAAACCGCTAAAAAAGCCGAGAAAACTACAACAACCCCGGTAACATTCTCATTAAGTGATTGTTTTCCGAAGATGAATGATTCAGCTATAAAGATAGAGTTCGCGCTTCCTTACAGGAGCAGGGTAACGGTAACGGTATTCGATTCAATGGGAAACGTCGTAGAAGCCCCATATTTCGACGAGATGATGAATTCAGGGACATTTGAGTGTAACGTGGACAGGAGCGGTCTGGATACGGGAACGTATTTTTATTCGCTGACAGCAAACGATGAAGTGATCTCTACAAAGAAATTAGTACTGGTTTAA